GTGGCCGGCGGCGCGGTCGCTGTCGGCGATCGACGGTTTGGTGATGAATTCGCCGCCCAGCTGGTGAGGGGATCGGGTCTTGCCGATCTTCCCGCTGGAGCCGGGCTGCATTCTCGCGCCGGCGCTGCAGCCGGCAACCATCAGCGCGATCGCCAACGCGGCGTACGGGATTCGGCGGTGGATGGGACGCGCGGTGAAGGGGATGGCGGACATGCGTGAGACGGCGAACCTACCACGCGCAAGACTGCAGGAACAATTGCCTGATTCTTGCGCATTTGCTCGTGGCGACCTCGGCGGTTAAGGCCTCCTCGTGTTCCTCAAATGGCTGATGGAGGTGTTCCCGCGCGACATGCGGCGCGGCTGGGCGCTGGTGCGTCGCGACCTCGTCCTGTGGGTCGCGATCTCCTTCCTGCTGTCGCTCGCGATCGTTGCCCTGCCTCCGGTGGGGAGCGAGCCCACCTCGCAAGGGCTGCTGCCGGCACTGATCGGGCTGGTGGCATCGCTGGTGACGTTCATGCTCCCGCCCTTTCTTTTCGCCGTCGAGGCACAGCACCGTGAAGTGTCCTGGGGGCCGGTGCTGCGCCACCTCGTGGTCCGGATCCCGGCCTTTCTCGCCAGCGTGCTGCTCGCATTCCTGTGCACCGAAGTGGTCGGCATGCTCGCCCACGACGCGGTCGCGCTCGCGCTCGGCACGGGCGAGCCGGCACAGGTTCTGGCCGTGCTCACGCAGCAGATCATCCTGGTGTCGCTGCTCGTGCGCTTCAGCTTCTTTCCTTTCCTGGTGATTCTCTTCCATCGCGCCGACCTGCCGCCGCAGCTCTGGGAGTTGCAGAGGGCGGCGCCGCTTGGCGCGGCCTTGTGGCCTTTCACCGCCAGCTCGCGCCTGACCGAAGGCATCCGCTGGCAGCTGGTGCCCTACACGGTGCTGGGACTGGCCATGCCGCTGCTGGCACCGCTGGCCGGGCCGAAGCTGATCCTGCCGGTCTCGATCGTCGCCCGCATCTTCCTGCTGACTCTGCAGGCCGTCCTGTTCTGCTACTTCCTGGAGCGGCTGCGGGCCCGCGACGCGCCACAGCCGCCCATCCCGCACGACTGAGACCGGCTCAACGCTTGCCGCCGCCGCCGCGCCCCGAGCTCTTTCCGTCGCCGCTCGAGGAGCGCGAGGTCTTCTGGGACGAGGACCCGCGCATGGAGGAGCCGCCAGGGCCCTTGCTGCGGCCACTGATCGATGGACCGCGCGAACGGTCCCCGCTCTTTCCGCTCACCGAAGGCCTGCCAGAGCCGCCCTTGCTGCGGGTGGCCACGCTCTTGTCGCTCTTGCCGCGCGAGCTCGACACCGACTTGCCGCTGCTGGGCTTGCTCGCCGGCTTAACCGACTTCGACGGCGACTTTGCGCTGCCGCCGCGGACGGACTTCGGCGGGGACGCTTTTTCCCGTGACGTCGCCGCGGGCTTCTTTGCCGAGCCTGCGCCCTTCGACGATTTGTCCGCGCCGCCTTTGCGGTCGGCATCGACCTTGCCTGCACGCGCCTGGCTCTTGGAGGAGCCTTTGTCGTCGCGTTCCTGAACGCCGCCGCGCGATCTGGCGCTGCCGCCGCGCACGTCCTTGGCCTTGTCGCCCGCGCCGCGCACGTCCTTGCCCTTGTCGCCCGGGCCGCGCACGTCCTTGTCACCCGAGCCGCGAAGGCCCGTGCGGCTGGCGCCGTGCGCGTCCCTGCCCTTGTCGCTTCCGCCGCGCAGCTCCTTGCCGCCGCCGCGGCCGTCGCTGCCGCGCTCGCGCACCGCCCGGTCCCGATCGCGCACGTTCCGGTCTCTTACGTCGCGGTCGAGGAAGACACCTGCACCGCCGCCGTCACGGATGTTGCCGGCGGCAGGGCGAGAGACGACCGAGTAGCGCCGCGCGATCGTGGCCGTGCGATAGGACACGCCGCGGCGATGGCGGTAACTGTGCCGCCACGGCACCAGCGGCACGTCGGCATCGACGAACATGCCGACCCGCGGACGGTAGTGACGCGGATAACGCCTCACCAGCACGCGGCGGTACGTCCAGTCCACATCCGTCCACAGGAACGCGCCAATGCTCAGGCCAACGCCGAAGCTGATCGCGGCGGTGGCGACGTAGCCGGGCGCGGGAGCGAACAGCGCCGGATAGAACAACGTAGGCGGCGGTGGACCGTAGACCAGGCGCGGGCTGTAAATCGGAACGTGCACCACGGCCGGGTCTGCTGGAAGGATGCGCACGACCTGGTCCGGCGGCGGGACCTCGTAGCGCTGATGCACGGCCGGGGCTGCGACGCCTTCGCCGACCGGCGGCATCGTGGCTCCCGCATCGCTCGGTGGCGCCGGCGCGTCCGCCGGCGGCTGATACGGTTCGCGCACGACCTTCTGCTCCGCCGTCGTCTTGAGGTTGCCCAGGTCGCATGCGCGATTGCGCATGACCTGGATGGCGTTGAGTACGTCGTCCTTCTGCGCGAGGAACGCGTCGCCGAGGTCGCGCGTCCAGTCCAGGTTGTTGGCCAGGCGCGAGAGCACGTCCGGCAGCCGCACCAGCGCCTTGACGCTCTCGTCCCAGTTCTGCTCGGCCAGCGCCTCGTCGAGCTTCTCGCCGGTGAGCTCGCGGTTTTCCTTGACCCACTGATCGGCAAGGACGACCTCGGTCGGATAAGTCGCAGCCACCAGGATCTGCATCATCAGCGAATCGGGATACAGCGCGATCGGCGCCACCATCTGCTCGAGCCGGTCGGCCTTGAAGATGGTTTCGGTCTGCGCCGGCTCCGCGCCGGCGTCATCGTATTCGTAGGGCTCGTTGCCGGAAGCCTGGTCGCTGGCGGAGACCTGGTCGTACGCGGGCGGATCCTGGCGGTCGCCGCTCTCGGCGACCGGCGGCTCTTCGTTCCACTCGTCGTGGGCTTCGCTGTGTGGCGAGCCGAGCGTCGTGGCCTCTTCGCCCGTCTCGGTTCCGGCGCCGACGTTGCCGTCGCAGCCTGCTCCAGCCGCGGCCAGCAGCGTCGTGCACAACACCACGATCAGACGTGGCAACCTTCCTGCTCCGGCCTCGCGTTTCATCTCGATGCTCCTTGGCGCCGCAGCGATGCAGCGCGCACGTCCCGATCTTCGACGATGGGGCGACTATGCTGCAGGTGTCAAGACGAAGGAGCGCGGCCGGACAGGCGGCTTGTGCCGCATCAGTCGTGGCGGTGCGTCGATGGGGAGCAGCCAGCGTCGGCCTCCCCATCTTCGTGATCGCAATCGGCGAGCGAGCCGATCCAGACCTCGCCGCCCTCGAAATGCTCTTTTTTCCAGATCGGGGCCACCATCTTCAGGCTGTCGATGCAGTAGTGGCATGCCTCGATGGCCTCCCGGCGGTGAGGGGCCGATACGGCGATGCCGACGCTCGCCTGCCCCAGCGGAACCTCGCCGACGCGATGCACGATCGCGATGCTCGTCAGGTTCCACCGCGCGCGCGCCGCGGCGGCGATCTTCTCGAACTCGCTCACGGCCATCTCCGCATACGCCTCGTATTCGAGTTTGAGGACGCGCCGCCCGCGATTGGTCTGGCGCGTGGTGCCGAGGAAAGTGGCGATGGCGCCGGCCGCCGGATCGCCGACGCGCTCGCAGAGCTGCTCGATGGAGATGGGATGATCGACGATGGCGAACACCTGCTACCTCGCGCCGCCGGCAACCGGCGGAATGATGGCGACCTCGTCGGAATCGGCCAGGGCGTGGGCGGGATCGACGTACTCGCGATTGACCGCGACGCGGATGGAGCCGGCACCCAACGCGAAGATGTCGTGCCGCGATGCCAGGAGCCCCAGCAGGTCACCCACGGTCGAGCCGGCGTCGCATTCGACATCTTCGACCCGCCTGCCGAGCCGCTCGCGCACGATGCCGAAATAGAGCACTCGCAGCTTCACGGCACCGCGCTCAACCGCCTGCGGCCGACGGGCCGCGCGCCAGCGCCACCGCATGGCCGAGCTGCGGAACGATGAGCTTCTCCATCGCGAGACGGCATGCGGGAGTCGAGCCGGGCATCGAAAACACGCAGGTGCTGCCGACCAGGCCGGCGACCGCTCGCGAGATCATCGCGGCCGCTCCGATCTCGTCGAAGCTGAGCATTCGGAACAACTCGCCGAAACCGTCGATGCGTTTGCCGAGGACTCCCTCGATCGCCTCGTAGGTGCTGTCGCGCGCGCCGATGCCCGTACCGCCGTTGATCATCACGGCATCGACGTCACCGCGGCCGCACAGTTCGACGACGACATCGCGTACCACCGCCGGCTCATCGGGCACGATCCGGTAGTCGACGACGGCATGGCCGGCATCTTCGAGGCGGCGTCGCACTTCGGCGCCGGAGGTGTCGGTCTCGACGGTGCGCGTGTCGGAGACCGTGACGATGGCGCAGCGGACGACGCGCCGGTCGCCTTGATGGTGCTCGCCCATGGCCTCTTCATCCCACAACGACCGCGCCGGTCAACGGCCGTCGCCGCGCGCGGCCACGGCCGACCACCCTTGTTCCGCACCAAGTTCCCGCTATATCGAGCCGATGGCCTCGATCGCCGCACCCACGGCCGCGCACTCCGCGGCGCCTGGCCGCGCCCTGTATGTGGAGACCTACGGCTGCCAGATGAACGTCGCCGACAGCGAGCTCATCCTCGGCTCGCTGGCCGCTCGCGGATATCGCGCGGTGCGCTCGGCCGACGAGGCGGACGTCATCCTGCTCAATACCTGCGCGATCCGGGAGCACGCCGAGGAGCGCGTGGCGCAGCGCGTGCGCCAGCTCATTGCCGAGCGGCACGGGCGGCGCGTGCGCGTGGGGCTTGCGGGCTGCATGGCTCAGCATCACCGCGACCGCCTGCTCGAGGCGATTCCGGGCCTGGACTTCGTGGTCGGACCCGACGGCTACAGGCGCCTGCCCGATCTGCTGGACGCCGATGAGCCGGTGGCGGCGGTCCAGCTCGACCGTCGCGAGACCTACGAGGACCTCGTTCCGATGCGCAGCGGCGGCGTGCGCGCGTGGCTGACGATCATGCGCGGCTGCGATCGCTTCTGTACGTTCTGCGTGGTGCCGCTGGTGCGCGGACGCGAGCGCAGCCTGCCTGCCGCCGTCCTGATCGAGGAGCTGCGCCGCATCGCGCATCAGGGATTTCGCGAGGTGGTGCTGCTCGGTCAGACCGTGAACGCGTACCGCCACGGCAACGTCGGCTTCGGCGAGCTGCTGAGGATGGCGTGCGAGGTCGAGGGCATCGAGCGCATCCGCTTTACGTCGCCGCATCCGGCCGACTTCGACGAGGCCTCGATCGCGGCGATGCGTGATTGCAACAAGCTCTGCCCGTACGTGCATCTGCCGCTCCAGAGCGGATCCGATCGCATTCTGGAGGCCATGCAGCGCGGCCACACCGTGGCGCAGTACGTCGATCTGGTCGCACGCCTGCGCGAGGCGATGCCGGGCGTCGCCCTCTCGACCGACATCATCGTGGGCTATCCCGGGGAGACCGACGAGGATTTCGAGCGCACCTCGGCGTTGATGGAGAGCATCGGCTTCGACCACGCGTTCC
This is a stretch of genomic DNA from Candidatus Limnocylindrales bacterium. It encodes these proteins:
- the moaD gene encoding molybdopterin converting factor subunit 1, producing the protein MKLRVLYFGIVRERLGRRVEDVECDAGSTVGDLLGLLASRHDIFALGAGSIRVAVNREYVDPAHALADSDEVAIIPPVAGGAR
- the miaB gene encoding tRNA (N6-isopentenyl adenosine(37)-C2)-methylthiotransferase MiaB is translated as MASIAAPTAAHSAAPGRALYVETYGCQMNVADSELILGSLAARGYRAVRSADEADVILLNTCAIREHAEERVAQRVRQLIAERHGRRVRVGLAGCMAQHHRDRLLEAIPGLDFVVGPDGYRRLPDLLDADEPVAAVQLDRRETYEDLVPMRSGGVRAWLTIMRGCDRFCTFCVVPLVRGRERSLPAAVLIEELRRIAHQGFREVVLLGQTVNAYRHGNVGFGELLRMACEVEGIERIRFTSPHPADFDEASIAAMRDCNKLCPYVHLPLQSGSDRILEAMQRGHTVAQYVDLVARLREAMPGVALSTDIIVGYPGETDEDFERTSALMESIGFDHAFLFKYSAREGTRAFKLEETVSEQEKGRRLERLIAEQQTRALRVHQALIGSVTEVLVEKPARRQEGWLSGRNPQFRRVVFEPADAGAAVGDLVQVAVEAATSHTLLGRQMTP
- a CDS encoding molybdenum cofactor biosynthesis protein MoaE — translated: MFAIVDHPISIEQLCERVGDPAAGAIATFLGTTRQTNRGRRVLKLEYEAYAEMAVSEFEKIAAAARARWNLTSIAIVHRVGEVPLGQASVGIAVSAPHRREAIEACHYCIDSLKMVAPIWKKEHFEGGEVWIGSLADCDHEDGEADAGCSPSTHRHD
- a CDS encoding DUF3300 domain-containing protein, producing MKREAGAGRLPRLIVVLCTTLLAAAGAGCDGNVGAGTETGEEATTLGSPHSEAHDEWNEEPPVAESGDRQDPPAYDQVSASDQASGNEPYEYDDAGAEPAQTETIFKADRLEQMVAPIALYPDSLMMQILVAATYPTEVVLADQWVKENRELTGEKLDEALAEQNWDESVKALVRLPDVLSRLANNLDWTRDLGDAFLAQKDDVLNAIQVMRNRACDLGNLKTTAEQKVVREPYQPPADAPAPPSDAGATMPPVGEGVAAPAVHQRYEVPPPDQVVRILPADPAVVHVPIYSPRLVYGPPPPTLFYPALFAPAPGYVATAAISFGVGLSIGAFLWTDVDWTYRRVLVRRYPRHYRPRVGMFVDADVPLVPWRHSYRHRRGVSYRTATIARRYSVVSRPAAGNIRDGGGAGVFLDRDVRDRNVRDRDRAVRERGSDGRGGGKELRGGSDKGRDAHGASRTGLRGSGDKDVRGPGDKGKDVRGAGDKAKDVRGGSARSRGGVQERDDKGSSKSQARAGKVDADRKGGADKSSKGAGSAKKPAATSREKASPPKSVRGGSAKSPSKSVKPASKPSSGKSVSSSRGKSDKSVATRSKGGSGRPSVSGKSGDRSRGPSISGRSKGPGGSSMRGSSSQKTSRSSSGDGKSSGRGGGGKR
- a CDS encoding molybdenum cofactor biosynthesis protein B gives rise to the protein MGEHHQGDRRVVRCAIVTVSDTRTVETDTSGAEVRRRLEDAGHAVVDYRIVPDEPAVVRDVVVELCGRGDVDAVMINGGTGIGARDSTYEAIEGVLGKRIDGFGELFRMLSFDEIGAAAMISRAVAGLVGSTCVFSMPGSTPACRLAMEKLIVPQLGHAVALARGPSAAGG